GTCCACAACGCACGTCTAGGTATTGTCTTTTACTTTTTCTCCATCAGAAGAAAAGGGAAATGGgcggggagggagaggaacTACTTTATTTAACATATGATTCGTATAACTGGCTCTACGTCAGCGTTGCGTAAAGCCTGCCAGACTCCCTGAACGATGGCGTGGGGGTTTGTCTCAGGATCCCACCATCTCGAGATGTCTCGTCAATATCGCTGCATAAATGTCTCTCGCCCTCGTTTACTGGCGGGCTTCGAGACGCAAAGCCAATTGGTAGCATCCAACGTCTTTCATGACATGGCCGGAGGATCATTTTGCCACAATCACCACCTTTTGTAGTCGATAGTCTGACATTTCGACAACCAAGACTCCCAGAAGGACCATTATCTcaaggggaaaaaaataaaaataaaaatactAGAGTTGAAATGAAAGCAGCAGCTCTTCATCAAGAGCGCCACGTCTGGGGCAAGCGGTGGAGGTCGTCGACAACATTCGGTGTTGTGTGCATTTCGATTTCTCTATTCGCAGGTACGTCACGCCCGCTCTACGCCACGGCTCGCTTCTATTTTCGATGTATTTAGGACGAGACTGTTTTATACTGAGCCTTCCAGAATGAATCATCCACTAACTCTGCACTTTGTGTTGTTCAAACGCTAGAAAGCTTCCTCTACAGCTTCATTATTCCCATCTTGCCTTATATGCTGGAAGAGCGAAATCATGTAGATCCATCGGATATCCAACGGCTTACTTATCAAATCCTGACTCTCTACGGGGTTGTTTCACTCGTgtcttccatcttcatcggGCAGCTCGCAGACTTGGCCACGACGCGGAAGATGCCACTGGTGGCGGCTTTAGTTGTTGCGATTATCGGAACtttggccgtcgccgcagcGACAGATGGTATGCCGCCACGGTCTTCTCatctttttaataaaatattctaATACATGGTTTTCTTATTAGTCTCGGTGATTTACGTTGGCCGAGCGCTTCAATCCATTGGCGCAACAGCAGCATGGATCGTCGGCGTGGCCACCCTACGAGCCTCAGTCGGCGCTGAGCACATGGGCAAGGCGTTTGGGTTCATGTACAGCTGCATAAGTATAGCAGAGCTCTTGGGGCCCGCCATTGCAGGGGTGTTGCTCTCTCTCACCGGCTACTGGATGGCTTGGGGGAGTGTGTTTGTCGTTGTGACGATGAATATCGCAATGAGGCTCGTCATGATAGAGGGTTCTGACGCCAGCATCGCCCATGAGGATTCCGACAACACGGCCCAAGTGCCAGACGAAGAATCGCCCTTGATATTTGGCTCGAACGACCAATCAGATGGTGCATCTGAAGAAGCTTCCATGGAAGAGCCTGCGGCTACGGCAGCGACCGCATTCTTTAGGGTCGTTCTTACGCAGAGAAGGGTTGTTATTTCTATGTTGTGTTCCATTGTCCATTCTATTATGGTCGCCAGCTACGGCACCACCATTCCCACCCATGTCAAGTTTGCATTCGGATGGGACAGCTTACCGACTGGTCTGCTGTTTGCGCTCCTGCAGCTTCCCATCATTCTTTCCAGCCCTGTCTATGGCTGGCTGAGGGACAGAGTCGGTATAAGAAAGCCCACGGCTTTTGGATTCGCCTCGCTGGCTCCCCTTTTGTGGCTCCTCGGTGCTGCAGATCAGAAACAGTTTCCGTGGGCTTCTTCCGAGGCTTCTGCCAAATTCACATATGTGGCAGCAGTTGTCGGCATAGGATGTGTCATGAATCTGACAAGCACTGTCAGCGCCTTTGAGATTACCTGTAAGTAGAACGTCATACCATGGCCTTCATGATAACAGACTAGCATAGGCTGACCCGGGCTACTCGGAAACATGCAGGCGTTGTGGACGAATTTGAGTCCAAGCAGCCTGGCATATTCGGGCCTGGCGGGGGCTATTCGAGATGCTACTCGCTTTCCAATCTGGCCTTTGCGGCAGGTTTGCTGCTTGGGCCTCTCCTGTCCGGGGCCTTGGCCGATTCTGTGGGTTACTATCTTATGAATACGATTTTGGGCAAGTAATTACCTCTATTTATCGATACCCCATTTTCTGACAGAGTCAGCTTGCCTTTGTGTCGGCATGTCCTTTTTGGCATATACCCTCTTAGGAGACAAATCCACCGTCGTGAGTGAGGCCAATAGCGGTGAATAGTTGCGCGGATTGCATGGCATCCTTGACATCTAGCCGATACTTGGTAATATCGACAACAGCCCCAAatccatcaacgacaactAATATCTATCGACAACTACCAATATATATTACATCTCTTTTCCGGAATACCTTCTTTTTGCATCTCAAGACTTGTCATGAGAACCTCCCATGCTGAGCTTCACATGCCACCCTGTAGGTGCAGTCTGCGATACTCTACACTTCACCTAGTTATGAGACTGAGAGGGGCGGCTGCCTCGGGAAGATTTCGCAATAGTCAAAAGGAGGCGCATTTCTAGTGTTAACTCGCAACAAACTCTGTGAAAAAGAATAATCCTAGACTGTCGCCAGACATCAGAGCGCAGAATGCATAAGTAAAGATGCAAAACATGTGATTCTGTGATCCCCACTCCATTCCCCGGACCCCTCGTGTTCGTATTCGCATTGCCATGAGGACTCTCTGCCAATCATCCGCATCCATTCTGTCAACCTACTATTGAATCTACCAGGTCTCCCCAGAGGCTCGGACCCGATTGATTTCTATGCAAATGGCAGATGTTTCGCATTCGTTTTCATTTGAACCGCTCTGATGGGAAGTCTACAAGACCCCTCATTTTGTTCCGATGCTGTCGACTCGCCATGCCGAGGCTTTGTAACGTCCGACGATGCATATGGCGTTTCGTCTTTCTCGATTACTACTACCGTGGGAGGCAGATTAGGTAAAATTTTGTCCCAGGCCGGCCTCTATTGAGGACTTTGCCTTGGTAAATAATATGGGTGAATGGAGACTGAAAATGTCACCGAAGCTCCGTTCCAAAGGACCTATAAATTCTACCACCACATACGGGACAAAGTAATACCATCAGTCATGAAGCAAATAAACCTTGGAAAAACGTACCATCATGACTCTTTGGAGAACCATGTTTGTCGAGTTTTTGAGCAGTTGCGCTACACTATGGGCACTGCTTAACAAGCTGTCATGGCCAGCCATCTTCCTGATAACACTTATACTTTACGTCTTGACATGCTCCCTTTTGCGGTTCAGGAGCCTTCGATCTATGAAATCCCGATTCAACTTTCCTGATAGGGCGTCCTTGGCTCGGATGACCGGTTCAGAAGCGCAAGCAATCATCGAACATGCTTATACCTACGAGTTCCCTTTATTCTTTGGCCTCTCATTGGCATATGCGCAGATGAAGGTAAGAAGAAACATTAGTCGTGTATACTTGACTCTCTGACTGTTTTAGACGTATGCCATTCAAAACATTGCAAAACTTCTAGCCGCGACAGGTAATCTTTCCAAACAGAGCAAAGTGTCCAAGAGGTAAGCCGGAGTGACAAACCCGCCTTTGCGAGACTTAAGCCCTAACGCCGCCTCAGGTTCGAAGACACGGCACTCATTTTTGCCTGGTAAGTCGAATGGATGTCCTTTTCTCTCCCCCAGACAAACATATGGCGGTACTGATGCCTCTAGTTTTATGCTCTTCCCCCCGGATTCCCCCCAGCTTCACGGCGCGGTGGCTCGAATGAACTACCTTCACGGCCCCTACATTCGGTCGGGCAAGATCCAAAACGAAGATCTATTATACGTCCTGTACGCGGCTATGAGCGAGCCCGTACGATTCATCCGATTGTACGAATGGCGGGAGCTTTCCATGTTCGAGATTGCCGCGCAGGGTACTCTTTGGAAGACGGTCGGCGACATGATGGGCATCAACTACACCGAGGCCCTTGGCAAAGACAACTGGAAAGACGGACTCGAGTTCATGGAACAAGTAGAGCAATGGGCGCTACACTACGAGACTGATCGGCTTCGACCGTCGCATCCTAGTCGGCAACTGGCAAACGCCCAGCTCGACCTCCTCACATCCATATTTCCCAGCTTCATGCGTTCTTTGATGCGGCAAATGGGTCTTGTCATGATGGGTGACAAGATGCGTTGCTCGTTTGGGTACGTCAATGTCACTAGTGAACCATGATGCAGCTGTCTGACTTCATGTGGCCAATAGCTTTCCGGAACCAAGCACGGCGATTTCGGCACTTACCCTCACTCTTTTATGGCTGCGGCAAATCATGATGCGCTTCTTCATGCCCCCTCGACCGACCAGCCGTCGCTACGTCACGGACCCCGATCCCATAACGGGTCGCATGTACAGCACTCACTATGTCAAGGAGCCGTGGTATAATCGACCGACTACATGGGCACGCTGGGGTCCCGCGGCATGGGCGACTTGGGCGTTTGGCGGCATGTTGCCTGGTGATGGCGGTCAGGAGATGAAGCCTGATGGGTTCTTGTTCGAGGATATTGGGCCAAAGGCAAAAATGGGCTTGGGTGCCGAGGAGACGAGGAACATACAGGAGGTTGTTCATGCAGCTGCCATGGCTTCGGGACGGTGTCCCTTTGCTTTGAAAGAATAGGAGCGGCGGGCTTTGCCATTTTGGTTATTCAACGTGGAGCAACTTGCGACATTCAACGAGTTTAAGTTGTAGATGTGGCACTTTAGTTGGATCCTCTGCCCCTAGTATTGAAACTGAAGATCCATATCAAGCTTGAAATGGTGGCTACAAGTTCCTGAATAGTGCATGCTAAATTGCGTGCGTCGTTTACACTCGTCCATGTTTCCACCATGTTGTCATAGCAGCAGCTAGTTTCCTAAACTTCAATTCTACACGAGTTTGGAAACTCTGCGGGCAACGATGCACAAATTCTTCAACTGGGAAATCAAGCGTGGTAAGTCACTACATAAAAAGCAATTGTGAAATATCTCGGCGCCATATATCCGTCATCTCAAACACCACAGCGCGACGTTCCGGCCACAAGAAAGAACACCCGAGTTTCAGGATGCATACCCGCACAGAATGTCTAGCGCCGCAGCAAATCACCTCATGGCAGCATGACCACTTTGATTTGTCCCCGTGCCGCGCCTCAATTTCACCCAAAACACTTGGAGAGCTACCGGGAATGCGCGTGGTCTCTGGAATGCAGCGCCGAAGGCTGGGAACATGACGTCCAACGACATGGCTAGCCGGCTAccacgaaaaaaaaactttttcAAAGGGGGGAATTCCTCTCGTTGCAGTGTCTCAGTCAATTAGTGGAGTGGTGACGAATTGCCGCCAAAGTCTGGCCTTCTGATACCATCTCTGCAAGTGGACTGAGACAAGTAGCAAAGAGCTCCTTATCGTCGTGCTCCGTGGTAGCTCGTAAAACGGTCAGGCAAGACATGCGGAATGGCGAATGACCAGCCTGGATGTCACGGACGAGCCTCCGGGAGGTTGTTGAAAAGTCCGATATAAACCATTTCCCCCTGGTActccttcttttttgtttgcAGCCGGTATCCATGAAGTTGCTACAACACTATGGACCAACCAAAGGTCATCGACGATGAAAAGCAGCCCTACGTTGCTCACGACATATTCGTCGCGGGTAATAACACACCGTCGTTATCCTCATACTCGTCCCATCCGTCGTCTCGCACTGCGTATGACGCTCACAGCCATCATGCCAACGAGCAACATGACTCGACTACGGGCCCGAATTTCGACTTTGACCCTCCTGATGGCGGATGGAGGGCTTGGTCTCAGGTCCTTGCCGCCAACCTCGCCAATGCTGTATCCTGGGGCTACGCTGCTACATTTGGAGTATACCAGCTGTATTATGTTGACACAATGGGCCTAGAGGCATCACAGGTATCTTGGATTGGGTCAGTCCAGGTatttcttgcatttattgtCTGTGGCCCATCCGGCCGCATTGCCGATGCTGGCTACGCCCACGAGATTATCATTGTGGGCTGCTTCTTCGTTGTGCTGGGCTCTTATATGACGAGCTTTTGCTACGAGTATTGGCAAATCATGCTCGCCCAAGGGGTTTGCACGGGGATTGGTCTCGGCGTCATTTCTACACctgccgtcgccatcaccagctcGTACTTTAGCACACGCAGATCACTGGCGCTGTCCATGTCAGCCATGGGAACCTCCGCGGGGGGTGTTGTCTTCCCGGCGATAGTGCAGTACCTGATTCCTCAGGTAGGGTTTAGCTGGGCTACCCGAGTTGGTGCTCTGGTTGCGCTCATATTTTGTATAGGAGCCTGCGTGCTCCTGAAGCCGTACATCCCGGGGCGGAAATCGGGCCCCTGGGTTGAGTGGGCAGCTTTCAAAGAGATCCCTTATGCATTATTTGCCGCTGCAGCGTTTTTGAACTTTTACGGCATGTACTTTGGACTTTTTTATGTGAGCATACCCGTTTCTCTATATGCTCGCGGGCTTCTGGAGGAAGTTGAACTAATGCGGACCAAAACAGATTAATAGCTTTGCGCGCAACGTCATTGGATTTTCGTCTGTCGAATCTGTAAGCTTGCTGCTGATTACGAATTCCATCGGCCTCCCGGTCCGACCGATTATAGGATATGTGGCAAATACGCATGTTGGACCGATTAAtgttttcatcatggccactgCGTTTGTAGGCGTCATGCTGTTTATTTGGACGACGATAACTACACGGGCGAGTATGTACGTGTTCAGTGTCTTTTACGGCCTGGCTGTCAGTGCCAATCAAAGCACCTATGTTCCATCACTGGCGAGTTTGACTCGGGATCCGCAAAAGATGGGGATCCGATTCGGCATGATCGAAACATTATGCGCTTTTTCTACCCTAGCCGGCCCTCCTACGGCGGGGGCAATCATTGATCGAACGGGCAGTTATGCCTTGGCTCAGATTTGGGGCGGATCAGTAATGCTGGCTGCTGCATTAACTCTGGTGGCGTCGCGAGTATCTATTACCGGCTGGAAGTGGAAAGTCTTGATATGACTGCCGAGGTCGAGGCCAGGGACGGGAAAGACAGGTGCAGAGAAGATGTGTGTACACGAGTGTCTTTGGACCCAGGTCAACCGAATACGGGGATAGTAGCAAGATTATCCCAATTCTACTTGTAAGAACTAGACTCTACACTTACACTTAGGTTTCCTTGAttgtattttatattattatagtgTATAAGTTATAGAGTATTGCTCAAAATAGCGTTCTAATAGATCTGTCTTGTTGTAACTTTTAGAAAGGCTAAAGCTATGTGGCTGTCTCACGTATAAAAATGCTTTAGGTGTCACACTGTTGGACGAGGGCTGCGATCAGGTGCGCTAGGGCAGAAGActctcaccgacttcttaCATTTAAAGAGCTTTTTGGTCCATTTAACCAttgaggaaaaccaaacACTGTTATTGGATGAATTGAGTTATTACTCCAAGCGCTCACTCAGACCTTATTGCAATAAAGGTGGCAAAGATGACCTGGAGGAGCAGTTGCATGTTGCTATTGTTGCCCTTGATAATGGGGCCAATGCAGGAGATCTAAAATGTGAATGTGGATTAGGTCTCTTGCTTCGAATCATGCATTGAATTTCTGAACTCGGATAAGAGCTTTTTTCTCGCCTTTATTATCGATTAGGGAAGACTCGGCAAGAAAATTCGATTACAGAGTGGCGCTCTTTTCTCGCGGCTTATGCCGATATTCAATATACGGTGCTTAGCACTATTCTCTATTGGAAACTTGTTAGACCAGTTTGCGGAGGTCACATTATGAGAGCCAGGGGTAGTTAAATTTAATACAACGAAACGGGGACTGTGGAGTTATCGAGGTTGTAGTTCAGTTGCGGGATTGGATGAAAGAAATGTCAATAGGGATGTCTTGTTCTGCCTCGGTTTTGAGTCGTCCGTATTTTGCGATTGCTTCTGAGTTTGCCCTAATAGCTTCCAGGTCAGTGTGACCAATATTACATGGATCGTAAGCTACTCAAGGTGCGTAATATCATGGCGTCTTTGGAGGCCGCAATACAATAGCCCACATTTCCACTTTTGAGAAACCTACGGGATCGTATAAACACCAGAGGGCCCAAGAGGGTCAATGTAACCTATAATGGTGTTGAAACATCTTGCCCCCAAAGCTATGAGAAAAGAAACTTACACGTAGCTGGGCTTGATGTGTATAAGCTCTGAAGTCTCCTGACATCAGTCCAGATCAGTTCGCTCATTCAAGGCAAGCAAAATACTATGTCAAGAGCATGCAAGAGTTATTTCCCAAGTGGCAATAAAAAATCAATCGTACTACTGCTACCTAGCTTCCTCGTACTAATCCTGAGGGTTAAGCAGTGTTTGCAGTCGCGGAGGCGCTGGTCATGACGCACGTTGGAACGGTCCAAGCCAAGGATATTGACAATTGCAAGGCGCTTGGGTTTGGCAGCTTATGTAACAAATTATGATGGACCGAATTCAACCGAAGCCGGCATAGCTTAGTGGTAGAGCGTTGCACTTGTATCCAATATCTCCACGATATGCAAAGGTCGCTTGTTCGAGTCAGGCTGTTGGCATCCTTTTTGTActtttcgttttttttttctctctcccttTTACTCATGGATCTTCTACGTCACGGTTCGCACTGTtctccctcttttttttttttgccctgaGGCGTAGCCAAGCCGCAGACTCCCAAGTCTAACCCGACACGCCTCGTCTTATCTGATAAGTGATTCGAACAAACTCTTCTATTTTTTATCCCAGAAATAAAGAGGGGCATTACTGAAGCGGGCGTCATAACCTGAATCGACCAATTCTTATCGCGGGTCTCGGGGCACACTGCATGTTTCCGCGTCTACAAAACATTTACACCATTGTTCCACCAGCAAAGAGCTACCAACATCAACCGTCATCCATTTTGAGGGTCTCGAAAACGATGCTTTAGTGGTCCATGCTTTTACTTGGTGTGGTTAAAAAGCTGTCGGTGATAGTTTTCTCGGCGATATAGAGAATTAGAACTCTAGGTTGGGAAGAGATTCCGCTGGAATCCGAAGCAGTGGCAGAtgtaaaataaatatatcCCATAGTGTCTTCAATCAGTTTGCCGTTGATTCTTTCCCCCGAGGGCTACATCATCACAGCCTTTTATCTTACGCTTCAGGCCCCAGCCCGGACGCAGGCCGGTAATTCGTTCCAAAATAGACCAGACTTCCCACTACCGGAACCACCACCGCAGCCAACGTCATCATTGCATTCTGAATCCGGGGCTTCAACCAGTCACCAACCTTCCTCCTGAAGTTCTCCTGGATGTTAGGACTGGGAAACGGCTGGTCGGGGATGGGGAGATCTAGGAACGCGCAGATTTGTTCCCAGCCGAGACCATCTTCGAGATGGGAAAACAGGAGCCGATCGGCGGGGAGGACGCTCTTCGCCATTTCGATGCTACAGTCCTGAGGTATGAACCTGGTGACGAAAAGGCGAGAAAATAGGGCCGCCGTGGGGAAACTCACTAAGAAACATAATTGCGCCGCATGGCCGCCTTGTTGTCCCTATCCCCAGGAACAGTGCCGTCGGCAATCGCCCCATAAATAACCTTGTTCAAAGTGAGAAATTTGTGCAAATCCCTACTGAAATACTGCAACACATTCAGCGGGAAGTGGTTCATCTTGGTGATAACCTCGCCGACCGTCTTGTTCACAGAGGTCACCCATTTATCGGGGTCGCGGTCGCTCAAGATGAACTTGATGTTCGGGTCGTCGGCGTAGGCTTTGAGGAGTCCTGGGCCCAGGAAATACGGAATTTCGACGAGGCACTGTAAAAACAAAATCAGGCCACAGGAAAGGATCATGCAGCAAGAGGACGTAGC
The DNA window shown above is from Metarhizium brunneum chromosome 1, complete sequence and carries:
- the mpaB_0 gene encoding Mycophenolic acid synthesis protein B gives rise to the protein MTLWRTMFVEFLSSCATLWALLNKLSWPAIFLITLILYVLTCSLLRFRSLRSMKSRFNFPDRASLARMTGSEAQAIIEHAYTYEFPLFFGLSLAYAQMKTYAIQNIAKLLAATGNLSKQSKVSKRFEDTALIFACFMLFPPDSPQLHGAVARMNYLHGPYIRSGKIQNEDLLYVLYAAMSEPVRFIRLYEWRELSMFEIAAQGTLWKTVGDMMGINYTEALGKDNWKDGLEFMEQVEQWALHYETDRLRPSHPSRQLANAQLDLLTSIFPSFMRSLMRQMGLVMMGDKMRCSFGFPEPSTAISALTLTLLWLRQIMMRFFMPPRPTSRRYVTDPDPITGRMYSTHYVKEPWYNRPTTWARWGPAAWATWAFGGMLPGDGGQEMKPDGFLFEDIGPKAKMGLGAEETRNIQEVVHAAAMASGRCPFALKE
- the apdF_1 gene encoding Aspyridones efflux protein codes for the protein MDQPKVIDDEKQPYVAHDIFVAGNNTPSLSSYSSHPSSRTAYDAHSHHANEQHDSTTGPNFDFDPPDGGWRAWSQVLAANLANAVSWGYAATFGVYQLYYVDTMGLEASQVSWIGSVQVFLAFIVCGPSGRIADAGYAHEIIIVGCFFVVLGSYMTSFCYEYWQIMLAQGVCTGIGLGVISTPAVAITSSYFSTRRSLALSMSAMGTSAGGVVFPAIVQYLIPQVGFSWATRVGALVALIFCIGACVLLKPYIPGRKSGPWVEWAAFKEIPYALFAAAAFLNFYGMYFGLFYINSFARNVIGFSSVESVSLLLITNSIGLPVRPIIGYVANTHVGPINVFIMATAFVGVMLFIWTTITTRASMYVFSVFYGLAVSANQSTYVPSLASLTRDPQKMGIRFGMIETLCAFSTLAGPPTAGAIIDRTGSYALAQIWGGSVMLAAALTLVASRVSITGWKWKVLI